One part of the Arabidopsis thaliana chromosome 1 sequence genome encodes these proteins:
- the RBL2 gene encoding RHOMBOID-like 2 (RHOMBOID-like 2 (RBL2); CONTAINS InterPro DOMAIN/s: Peptidase S54, rhomboid (InterPro:IPR002610); BEST Arabidopsis thaliana protein match is: RHOMBOID-like protein 6 (TAIR:AT1G12750.3); Has 6856 Blast hits to 6855 proteins in 1947 species: Archae - 152; Bacteria - 4411; Metazoa - 521; Fungi - 179; Plants - 374; Viruses - 0; Other Eukaryotes - 1219 (source: NCBI BLink).) produces MANRDVERVGKKNRGANNNYFYEESSGETHWTSWLIPAIVVANLAVFIAVMFVNDCPKKITGPNKECVARFLGRFSFQPLKENPLFGPSSSTLEKMGALEWRKVVHEHQGWRLLSCMWLHAGIIHLLTNMLSLIFIGIRLEQQFGFIRVGLIYLISGLGGSILSSLFLQESISVGASGALFGLLGAMLSELLTNWTIYANKAAALITLLFIIAINLALGMLPRVDNFAHIGGFLTGFCLGFVLLVRPQYGWEASRTNTSRTKRKYSMYQYVLFVVSVVLLVVGLTVALVMLFKGENGNKHCKWCHYLSCFPTSKWTC; encoded by the exons atGGCGAACAGAGATGTGGAGAGAGTAgggaagaaaaacagaggagctAATAACAATTATTTCTACGAGGAGTCTTCTGGTGAAACTCATTGGACTTCATGGCTGATTCCGGCGATTGTAGTGGCAAATCTCGCTGTCTTTATCGCTGTTATGTTCGTTAATGATTGTCCTAAGAAAATCACCGGACCTAACAAAGAGTGTGTTGCTAGATTCCTCGGAAGATTCTCGTTTCAACCACTTAAAGAGAATCCTCTCTTtggtccttcttcttcaac ATTGGAGAAAATGGGAGCATTGGAATGGAGGAAAGTAGTACATGAACATCAAGGATGGAGACTTCTCTCTTGTATGTGGCTTCACGCTGGTATCATTCATCTTCTTACAAACATGTTGAGTTTGATCTTCATTGGTATCCGCCTTGAGCAGCAATTTGGCTTCA TAAGAGTCGGGTTGATATACTTAATATCGGGTCTCGGTGGAAGCATACTTTCGTCGCTTTTCCTTCAAGAAAGTATCTCTGTTGGTGCTTCGGGTGCTCTCTTTGGACTTCTTGGAGCAATGTTATCTGAACTTCTTACCAATTGGACTATCTATGCCAACAAG GCGGCTGCTCTGATCACACTTCTGTTCATCATCGCAATCAACTTAGCATTAGGCATGCTTCCTCGGGTTGACAACTTTGCACACATTGGAGGGTTTTTAACCGGATTCTGCCTCGGGTTTGTCCTCCTTGTCCGACCTCAGTACGGTTGGGAAGCTTCCCGCACCAACACTTCGCGAACCAAACGAAAGTATAGCATGTACCAGTACGTGCTGTTTGTAGTTTCAGTGGTGCTACTTGTGGTTGGGCTAACGGTTGCATTAGTGATGCTTTTCAAAGGAGAGAATGGGAACAAACATTGCAAATGGTGTCATTACCTTAGCTGTTTCCCAACTTCTAAATGGACCTgctaa
- a CDS encoding O-methyltransferase family protein (O-methyltransferase family protein; FUNCTIONS IN: methyltransferase activity, protein dimerization activity, O-methyltransferase activity; LOCATED IN: cytosol; CONTAINS InterPro DOMAIN/s: Winged helix-turn-helix transcription repressor DNA-binding (InterPro:IPR011991), Plant methyltransferase dimerisation (InterPro:IPR012967), O-methyltransferase, family 2 (InterPro:IPR001077), O-methyltransferase, COMT, eukaryota (InterPro:IPR016461); BEST Arabidopsis thaliana protein match is: O-methyltransferase family protein (TAIR:AT1G77520.1); Has 35333 Blast hits to 34131 proteins in 2444 species: Archae - 798; Bacteria - 22429; Metazoa - 974; Fungi - 991; Plants - 531; Viruses - 0; Other Eukaryotes - 9610 (source: NCBI BLink).): protein MENHLQHSLTIIPKPDLIKEEQRYHEDTVSLQAERILHAMTFPMVLKTALELGVIDMITSVDDGVWLSPSEIALGLPTKPTNPEAPVLLDRMLVLLASHSILKYRTVETGDNIGSRKTERVYAAEPVCTFFLNRGDGLGSLATLFMVLQGEVCMKPWEHLKDMILEGKDAFTSAHGMRFFELIGSNEQFAEMFNRAMSEASTLIMKKVLEVYKGFEDVNTLVDVGGGIGTIIGQVTSKYPHIKGINFDLASVLAHAPFNKGVEHVSGDMFKEIPKGDAIFMKWILHDWTDEDCVKILKNYWKSLPEKGKVIIVEVVTPEEPKINDISSNIVFGMDMLMLAVSSGGKERSLSQFETLASDSGFLRCEIICHAFSYSVIELHK, encoded by the exons atggagaacCATCTTCAACATTCCTTAACCATCATTCCTAAACCGGATCtaatcaaagaagaacaacGTTATCACGAAGATACGGTGAGCTTGCAAGCGGAGAGGATTTTGCATGCCATGACCTTCCCCATGGTTCTCAAAACTGCTTTGGAGCTTGGCGTTATCGACATGATCACTTCTGTAGATGACGGCGTGTGGCTCTCGCCTTCTGAGATCGCTCTTGGTCTCCCAACCAAGCCCACCAATCCGGAGGCACCAGTATTGCTGGACCGGATGCTAGTTTTGTTAGCCAGCCACTCAATCTTGAAGTACCGTACGGTAGAAACCGGAGATAACATTGGAAGTAGAAAGACCGAGAGGGTCTATGCAGCTGAACCGGTTTGCACGTTTTTCTTGAACCGCGGAGATGGCTTGGGCTCTCTCGCCACTTTGTTCATGGTACTCCAAGGGGAAGTCTGTATGAAGCCTTG GGAACATCTCAAAGACATGATATTAGAAGGAAAAGATGCATTCACCTCTGCTCATGGCATGAGGTTTTTCGAACTCATTGGTTCGAACGAACAATTCGCTGAAATGTTTAACCGGGCAATGTCGGAAGCTTCCACATTGATTATGAAGAAGGTTTTAGAAGTTTACAAAGGATTCGAAGATGTAAATACTTTGGTGGATGTGGGAGGAGGAATTGGAACAATCATAGGTCAAGTGACTTCCAAGTATCCTCATATTAAAGGCATCAATTTCGATCTAGCATCGGTTTTAGCCCATGCTCCTTTTAATAAAG GAGTGGAGCATGTTTCAGGAGATATGTTTAAAGAAATTCCAAAAGGAGATGCCATCTTCATGAAA TGGATACTACATGATTGGACTGACGAAGATTGTGTAAAGATCctaaaaaattattggaaaAGTCTTCCCGAGAAAGGAAAAGTGATAATAGTCGAGGTGGTTACGCCCGAGGAACCAAAGATTAACGACATTTCTTCTAACATTGTGTTCGGTATGGACATGCTGATGTTAGCAGTAAGCTCAGGTGGTAAGGAGAGGTCTCTTTCCCAATTCGAGACTCTAGCCTCTGATTCGGGTTTTCTTCGTTGTGAAATCATTTGTCATGCCTTCTCATATAGTGTTATCGAATTACACAAATAG
- a CDS encoding Tetratricopeptide repeat (TPR)-like superfamily protein (Tetratricopeptide repeat (TPR)-like superfamily protein; CONTAINS InterPro DOMAIN/s: Pentatricopeptide repeat (InterPro:IPR002885); BEST Arabidopsis thaliana protein match is: Pentatricopeptide repeat (PPR) superfamily protein (TAIR:AT1G62910.1); Has 64382 Blast hits to 15012 proteins in 312 species: Archae - 5; Bacteria - 60; Metazoa - 1057; Fungi - 1283; Plants - 59548; Viruses - 0; Other Eukaryotes - 2429 (source: NCBI BLink).) has translation MQRSISLTAKRLFVHWNLQGIGNPPTVPSFFNLCGSGCWERSFASASGDYREILRNRLSDIIKVDDAVDLFGDMVKSRPFPSIVEFNKLLSAVAKMNKFELVISLGEQMQTLGISHDLYTYSIFINCFCRRSQLSLALAVLAKMMKLGYEPDIVTLSSLLNGYCHSKRISDAVALVDQMVEMGYKPDTFTFTTLIHGLFLHNKASEAVALVDQMVQRGCQPDLVTYGTVVNGLCKRGDIDLALNLLNKMEAARIKANVVIFNTIIDSLCKYRHVEVAVDLFTEMETKGIRPNVVTYNSLINCLCNYGRWSDASRLLSNMLEKKINPNVVTFNALIDAFFKEGKLVEAEKLHEEMIQRSIDPDTITYNLLINGFCMHNRLDEAKQMFKFMVSKDCLPNIQTYNTLINGFCKCKRVEDGVELFREMSQRGLVGNTVTYTTIIQGFFQAGDCDSAQMVFKQMVSNRVPTDIMTYSILLHGLCSYGKLDTALVIFKYLQKSEMELNIFIYNTMIEGMCKAGKVGEAWDLFCSLSIKPDVVTYNTMISGLCSKRLLQEADDLFRKMKEDGTLPNSGTYNTLIRANLRDCDRAASAELIKEMRSSGFVGDASTISLVTNMLHDGRLDKSFLNMLS, from the coding sequence ATGCAGAGATCGATTTCATTGACGGCCAAAAGATTGTTTGTTCATTGGAATCTCCAGGGGATAGGTAATCCTCCAACTgttccttctttcttcaatctttgCGGTTCCGGTTGCTGGGAACGATCTTTTGCTAGTGCTAGTGGTGATTACAGAGAGATATTGAGAAATAGGCTAAGTGATATTATTAAGGTAGATGATGCGGTTGATCTGTTCGGTGACATGGTCAAGTCTCGTCCATTTCCTTCCATTGTTGAATTCAATAAACTGTTGAGTGCCGTTGCTAAGATGAACAAGTTTGAACTTGTCATCTCTCTCGGCGAGCAGATGCAAACTTTGGGAATTTCACATGATCTTTACACATACAGTATTTTCATCAACTGCTTTTGCCGACGCTCTCAGCTCTCTCTTGCTTTAGCTGTTCTTGCCAAGATGATGAAACTCGGCTATGAGCCCGATATTGTCACGCTTTCTTCGCTGCTCAATGGCTACTGTCACAGTAAGAGGATTTCTGATGCCGTAGCTTTGGTTGATCAAATGGTCGAAATGGGATATAAACCTGATACCTTTACATTCACAACTCTAATTCATGGACTTTTTCTTCACAACAAAGCTTCAGAAGCAGTGGCTTTAGTTGATCAAATGGTTCAAAGAGGATGTCAACCAGATCTGGTTACTTATGGTACCGTAGTAAACGGATTATGTAAGAGAGGTGATATTGATTTGGCTTTAAATCTGCTCAACAAGATGGAAGCTGCGAGAATAAAGGCTAATGTTGTGATCTTCAACACAATCATCGATAGTCTCTGCAAATATAGACATGTGGAAGTTGCTGTTGACTTATTCACTGAAATGGAAACCAAAGGAATTAGACCTAATGTTGTCACCTACAATTCCCTCATTAATTGCCTTTGTAATTACGGAAGATGGAGTGATGCCTCTCGACTACTGAGTAATATGcttgagaagaaaatcaaCCCCAATGTTGTTACTTTCAATGCATTGATCGATGCGTTTTTTAAAGAGGGGAAGCTTGTAGAGGCTGAAAAATTGCACGAGGAGATGATCCAAAGGTCTATAGATCCAGATACTATCACTTACAATTTATTGATCAATGGGTTTTGCATGCACAATCGCCTAGACGAGGCCAAGCAGATGTTTAAGTTCATGGTTAGCAAGGACTGTCTTCCAAATATACAGACTTATAATACGCTTATAAATGGATTTTGTAAGTGTAAAAGGGTTGAGGATGGTGTGGAACTCTTCCGCGAGATGTCTCAAAGGGGATTAGTTGGCAACACAGTCACTTACACCACTATTATCCAAGGGTTTTTTCAAGCTGGCGACTGTGATTCTGCCCAAATGGTATTCAAACAGATGGTTTCTAATCGTGTGCCTACAGATATTATGACATACAGCATTTTGTTGCATGGACTTTGTAGTTATGGGAAGCTAGATACAGCATTGGTCATATTCAAGTATCTGCAAAAGAGTGAAATGgaacttaatatttttatatataatactatgATTGAAGGGATGTGCAAGGCTGGCAAGGTGGGAGAAGCGTGGGATTTATTTTGTAGCCTCAGCATTAAGCCTGATGTTGTAACATACAATACAATGATCTCAGGATTGTGTAGTAAACGCCTACTACAGGAAGCAGATGACCTgttcagaaaaatgaaagaagatggTACTCTTCCAAATAGTGGTACATATAATACGCTTATCAGAGCAAACCTTAGAGATTGTGACAGAGCCGCATCAGCAGAACTCATCAAAGAAATGAGGAGTTCTGGGTTTGTTGGAGATGCTTCAACCATTAGCTTGGTGACAAATATGTTGCATGATGGGAGATTGGACAAAAGCTTTCTCAATATGCTTTCTTAA
- a CDS encoding O-methyltransferase family protein, translating into MNTIYTFITYLSRFSNQTTTMENHLQHSLTIIPKPDLIKEEQRYHEDTVSLQAERILHAMTFPMVLKTALELGVIDMITSVDDGVWLSPSEIALGLPTKPTNPEAPVLLDRMLVLLASHSILKYRTVETGDNIGSRKTERVYAAEPVCTFFLNRGDGLGSLATLFMVLQGEVCMKPWEHLKDMILEGKDAFTSAHGMRFFELIGSNEQFAEMFNRAMSEASTLIMKKVLEVYKGFEDVNTLVDVGGGIGTIIGQVTSKYPHIKGINFDLASVLAHAPFNKGTRPLSDN; encoded by the exons ATGAATACCATCTATACCTTTATTACCTATCTTTCTCGATTTTCcaaccaaacaacaacaatggagaacCATCTTCAACATTCCTTAACCATCATTCCTAAACCGGATCtaatcaaagaagaacaacGTTATCACGAAGATACGGTGAGCTTGCAAGCGGAGAGGATTTTGCATGCCATGACCTTCCCCATGGTTCTCAAAACTGCTTTGGAGCTTGGCGTTATCGACATGATCACTTCTGTAGATGACGGCGTGTGGCTCTCGCCTTCTGAGATCGCTCTTGGTCTCCCAACCAAGCCCACCAATCCGGAGGCACCAGTATTGCTGGACCGGATGCTAGTTTTGTTAGCCAGCCACTCAATCTTGAAGTACCGTACGGTAGAAACCGGAGATAACATTGGAAGTAGAAAGACCGAGAGGGTCTATGCAGCTGAACCGGTTTGCACGTTTTTCTTGAACCGCGGAGATGGCTTGGGCTCTCTCGCCACTTTGTTCATGGTACTCCAAGGGGAAGTCTGTATGAAGCCTTG GGAACATCTCAAAGACATGATATTAGAAGGAAAAGATGCATTCACCTCTGCTCATGGCATGAGGTTTTTCGAACTCATTGGTTCGAACGAACAATTCGCTGAAATGTTTAACCGGGCAATGTCGGAAGCTTCCACATTGATTATGAAGAAGGTTTTAGAAGTTTACAAAGGATTCGAAGATGTAAATACTTTGGTGGATGTGGGAGGAGGAATTGGAACAATCATAGGTCAAGTGACTTCCAAGTATCCTCATATTAAAGGCATCAATTTCGATCTAGCATCGGTTTTAGCCCATGCTCCTTTTAATAAAGGTACACGGCCACTAAgtgataattaa
- a CDS encoding Tetratricopeptide repeat (TPR)-like superfamily protein, with protein sequence MRRLFAISSTGNRFVHRSLLGKGKCGTAPPSFSHCSFWVRDFSGVRYDYRKISINRLNDLKLDDAVNLFGDMVKSRPFPSIVEFSKLLSAIAKMNKFDLVISLGEQMQNLGISHNLYTYSILINCFCRRSQLSLALAVLAKMMKLGYEPDIVTLNSLLNGFCHGNRISDAVSLVGQMVEMGYQPDSFTFNTLIHGLFRHNRASEAVALVDRMVVKGCQPDLVTYGIVVNGLCKRGDIDLALSLLKKMEQGKIEPGVVIYNTIIDALCNYKNVNDALNLFTEMDNKGIRPNVVTYNSLIRCLCNYGRWSDASRLLSDMIERKINPNVVTFSALIDAFVKEGKLVEAEKLYDEMIKRSIDPDIFTYSSLINGFCMHDRLDEAKHMFELMISKDCFPNVVTYNTLIKGFCKAKRVDEGMELFREMSQRGLVGNTVTYTTLIHGFFQARECDNAQIVFKQMVSDGVLPDIMTYSILLDGLCNNGKVETALVVFEYLQRSKMEPDIYTYNIMIEGMCKAGKVEDGWDLFCSLSLKGVKPNVVTYTTMMSGFCRKGLKEEADALFREMKEEGPLPDSGTYNTLIRAHLRDGDKAASAELIREMRSCRFVGDASTIGLVTNMLHDGRLDKSFLKMLS encoded by the coding sequence ATGAGGAGATTGTTTGCGATTTCATCGACGGGAAACAGATTTGTTCATCGGAGTCTTCTCGGAAAAGGTAAATGTGGAACTGCTCCTCCTTCCTTTAGCCATTGCAGTTTCTGGGTACGAGATTTCTCTGGTGTTAGATATGATTACAGAAAAATATCGATAAATAGGCTAAATGATTTGAAGCTAGATGATGCGGTTAATCTGTTCGGTGACATGGTCAAGTCTCGTCCTTTCCCTTCGATTGTTGAGTTCAGTAAACTGTTGAGTGCCATTGCTAAGATGAACAAGTTCGATCTTGTCATCTCTCTCGGCGAGCAGATGCAAAATTTGGGAATTTCACATAATCTTTACACATACAGTATTCTCATCAACTGTTTCTGCCGACGCTCTCAGCTCTCTCTTGCTTTAGCTGTTCTTGCCAAGATGATGAAACTCGGCTATGAGCCCGATATTGTCACGCTTAACTCTCTGCTCAATGGTTTCTGTCACGGGAATAGGATTTCAGATGCCGTATCTCTTGTTGGTCAGATGGTGGAAATGGGATATCAGCCCGATTCATTCACATTCAACACTCTAATTCATGGACTTTTTCGCCACAACAGAGCTTCAGAAGCAGTGGCTTTAGTTGACCGGATGGTTGTGAAAGGTTGTCAACCAGATCTGGTTACTTATGGTATTGTAGTAAATGGATTATGTAAGAGAGGTGATATTGATTTGGCTTTGAGTTTGTTAAAGAAGATGGAACAAGGGAAAATAGAGCCTGGTGTTGTGATCTACAACACTATCATTGATGCTCTTTGCAACTACAAAAACGTGAATGATGCACTCAATCTGTTCACTGAAATGGATAACAAAGGAATTAGACCAAATGTTGTTACCTACAACTCCCTCATAAGATGCCTTTGTAATTACGGAAGATGGAGTGATGCTTCTCGACTACTCAGTGATATGATTGAGAGGAAAATCAATCCAAATGTAGTCACTTTCAGCGCATTGATTGATGCATTTGTGAAGGAGGGGAAGCTTGTAGAGGCTGAGAAATTGTACGACGAGATGATCAAAAGGTCTATAGATCCTGATATTTTCACTTATAGTTCACTGATCAATGGGTTTTGTATGCACGATCGTTTAGACGAGGCCAAGCACATGTTTGAGTTGATGATTAGCAAGGACTGTTTCCCAAACGTAGTGACTTACAATACTCTTATAAAGGGATTTTGTAAGGCTAAGAGAGTAGACGAAGGTATGGAACTCTTCCGCGAGATGTCTCAAAGAGGATTGGTTGGCAACACAGTCACTTACACCACTCTTATCCATGGATTTTTTCAAGCTAGAGAGTGTGATAATGCCCAAATAGTTTTCAAACAGATGGTTTCTGATGGTGTGCTTCCCGATATTATGACATACAGCATTTTATTAGATGGGCTTTGTAATAATGGGAAGGTAGAGACAGCATTGGTGGTGTTTGAGTATCTGCAAAGGAGTAAAATGGAACCTGATATTTACACATATAATATTATGATTGAAGGGATGTGCAAGGCAGGGAAGGTGGAAGATGGGTGGGATCTATTTTGTAGCCTCAGCCTTAAAGGAGTGAAGCCTAATGTTGTAACCTACACAACAATGATGTCAGGATTTTGTAGGAAAGGTTTAAAGGAAGAAGCAGATGCCTTGTTTagagaaatgaaagaagaagggCCTCTTCCAGATAGTGGTACATATAATACGCTTATCAGGGCACATCTGAGAGATGGTGACAAAGCAGCATCAGCTGAACTCATCAGAGAAATGAGGAGTTGCAGGTTTGTTGGAGATGCTTCAACCATTGGCTTGGTCACTAATATGTTGCATGATGGGAGATTGGACAAAAGCTTTCTCAAGATGCTTTCTTAA
- a CDS encoding O-methyltransferase family protein (O-methyltransferase family protein; FUNCTIONS IN: methyltransferase activity, protein dimerization activity, O-methyltransferase activity; LOCATED IN: cytosol; CONTAINS InterPro DOMAIN/s: Winged helix-turn-helix transcription repressor DNA-binding (InterPro:IPR011991), Plant methyltransferase dimerisation (InterPro:IPR012967), O-methyltransferase, family 2 (InterPro:IPR001077); BEST Arabidopsis thaliana protein match is: O-methyltransferase family protein (TAIR:AT1G77520.1); Has 1983 Blast hits to 1981 proteins in 347 species: Archae - 0; Bacteria - 448; Metazoa - 25; Fungi - 12; Plants - 1451; Viruses - 0; Other Eukaryotes - 47 (source: NCBI BLink).), which translates to MNTIYTFITYLSRFSNQTTTMENHLQHSLTIIPKPDLIKEEQRYHEDTVSLQAERILHAMTFPMVLKTALELGVIDMITSVDDGVWLSPSEIALGLPTKPTNPEAPVLLDRMLVLLASHSILKYRTVETGDNIGSRKTERVYAAEPVCTFFLNRGDGLGSLATLFMVLQGEVCMKPWEHLKDMILEGKDAFTSAHGMRFFELIGSNEQFAEMFNRAMSEASTLIMKKVLEVYKGFEDVNTLVDVGGGIGTIIGQVTSKYPHIKGINFDLASVLAHAPFNKGVEHVSGDMFKEIPKGDAIFMKVSRK; encoded by the exons ATGAATACCATCTATACCTTTATTACCTATCTTTCTCGATTTTCcaaccaaacaacaacaatggagaacCATCTTCAACATTCCTTAACCATCATTCCTAAACCGGATCtaatcaaagaagaacaacGTTATCACGAAGATACGGTGAGCTTGCAAGCGGAGAGGATTTTGCATGCCATGACCTTCCCCATGGTTCTCAAAACTGCTTTGGAGCTTGGCGTTATCGACATGATCACTTCTGTAGATGACGGCGTGTGGCTCTCGCCTTCTGAGATCGCTCTTGGTCTCCCAACCAAGCCCACCAATCCGGAGGCACCAGTATTGCTGGACCGGATGCTAGTTTTGTTAGCCAGCCACTCAATCTTGAAGTACCGTACGGTAGAAACCGGAGATAACATTGGAAGTAGAAAGACCGAGAGGGTCTATGCAGCTGAACCGGTTTGCACGTTTTTCTTGAACCGCGGAGATGGCTTGGGCTCTCTCGCCACTTTGTTCATGGTACTCCAAGGGGAAGTCTGTATGAAGCCTTG GGAACATCTCAAAGACATGATATTAGAAGGAAAAGATGCATTCACCTCTGCTCATGGCATGAGGTTTTTCGAACTCATTGGTTCGAACGAACAATTCGCTGAAATGTTTAACCGGGCAATGTCGGAAGCTTCCACATTGATTATGAAGAAGGTTTTAGAAGTTTACAAAGGATTCGAAGATGTAAATACTTTGGTGGATGTGGGAGGAGGAATTGGAACAATCATAGGTCAAGTGACTTCCAAGTATCCTCATATTAAAGGCATCAATTTCGATCTAGCATCGGTTTTAGCCCATGCTCCTTTTAATAAAG GAGTGGAGCATGTTTCAGGAGATATGTTTAAAGAAATTCCAAAAGGAGATGCCATCTTCATGAAAGTAAGTAGAAAATGA
- a CDS encoding O-methyltransferase family protein: MNTIYTFITYLSRFSNQTTTMENHLQHSLTIIPKPDLIKEEQRYHEDTVSLQAERILHAMTFPMVLKTALELGVIDMITSVDDGVWLSPSEIALGLPTKPTNPEAPVLLDRMLVLLASHSILKYRTVETGDNIGSRKTERVYAAEPVCTFFLNRGDGLGSLATLFMVLQGEVCMKPWEHLKDMILEGKDAFTSAHGMRFFELIGSNEQFAEMFNRAMSEASTLIMKKVLEVYKGFEDVNTLVDVGGGIGTIIGQVTSKYPHIKGINFDLASVLAHAPFNKGVEHVSGDMFKEIPKGDAIFMKWILHDWTDEDCVKILKNYWKSLPEKGKVIIVEVVTPEEPKINDISSNIVFGMDMLMLAVSSGGKERSLSQFETLASDSGFLRCEIICHAFSYSVIELHK; the protein is encoded by the exons ATGAATACCATCTATACCTTTATTACCTATCTTTCTCGATTTTCcaaccaaacaacaacaatggagaacCATCTTCAACATTCCTTAACCATCATTCCTAAACCGGATCtaatcaaagaagaacaacGTTATCACGAAGATACGGTGAGCTTGCAAGCGGAGAGGATTTTGCATGCCATGACCTTCCCCATGGTTCTCAAAACTGCTTTGGAGCTTGGCGTTATCGACATGATCACTTCTGTAGATGACGGCGTGTGGCTCTCGCCTTCTGAGATCGCTCTTGGTCTCCCAACCAAGCCCACCAATCCGGAGGCACCAGTATTGCTGGACCGGATGCTAGTTTTGTTAGCCAGCCACTCAATCTTGAAGTACCGTACGGTAGAAACCGGAGATAACATTGGAAGTAGAAAGACCGAGAGGGTCTATGCAGCTGAACCGGTTTGCACGTTTTTCTTGAACCGCGGAGATGGCTTGGGCTCTCTCGCCACTTTGTTCATGGTACTCCAAGGGGAAGTCTGTATGAAGCCTTG GGAACATCTCAAAGACATGATATTAGAAGGAAAAGATGCATTCACCTCTGCTCATGGCATGAGGTTTTTCGAACTCATTGGTTCGAACGAACAATTCGCTGAAATGTTTAACCGGGCAATGTCGGAAGCTTCCACATTGATTATGAAGAAGGTTTTAGAAGTTTACAAAGGATTCGAAGATGTAAATACTTTGGTGGATGTGGGAGGAGGAATTGGAACAATCATAGGTCAAGTGACTTCCAAGTATCCTCATATTAAAGGCATCAATTTCGATCTAGCATCGGTTTTAGCCCATGCTCCTTTTAATAAAG GAGTGGAGCATGTTTCAGGAGATATGTTTAAAGAAATTCCAAAAGGAGATGCCATCTTCATGAAA TGGATACTACATGATTGGACTGACGAAGATTGTGTAAAGATCctaaaaaattattggaaaAGTCTTCCCGAGAAAGGAAAAGTGATAATAGTCGAGGTGGTTACGCCCGAGGAACCAAAGATTAACGACATTTCTTCTAACATTGTGTTCGGTATGGACATGCTGATGTTAGCAGTAAGCTCAGGTGGTAAGGAGAGGTCTCTTTCCCAATTCGAGACTCTAGCCTCTGATTCGGGTTTTCTTCGTTGTGAAATCATTTGTCATGCCTTCTCATATAGTGTTATCGAATTACACAAATAG